One stretch of Cohnella algarum DNA includes these proteins:
- a CDS encoding DUF1349 domain-containing protein codes for MKIDQFRWLNEPQTYQFDPGRVVLRTEPCTDLWQRTYYGFQNDNAPALLTETTDPFFTFSVKTEFESKRRYDQCGILVYLDSDNWFKASTEYENETFQRLGSVVTNRGYSDWATTDIPAGIRSIFYRVSRRRSDYLIEASYDGTNYRQMRIFRLLEGGEAIRFGVYACSPEDSSFEAIFTEFGIEPCRWEEHT; via the coding sequence ATGAAAATCGATCAATTCCGCTGGCTTAACGAGCCGCAAACGTATCAGTTCGATCCCGGCCGAGTCGTCCTTCGGACCGAGCCGTGCACCGATTTATGGCAGCGCACGTACTACGGCTTTCAAAACGATAACGCGCCTGCCCTGCTGACCGAGACGACGGACCCGTTTTTTACGTTTTCGGTCAAGACGGAGTTCGAGAGCAAAAGACGATACGACCAATGCGGCATTTTGGTGTACCTAGACAGCGACAACTGGTTCAAAGCCTCGACCGAATATGAAAACGAGACGTTCCAACGACTCGGCAGCGTCGTCACGAATCGGGGGTACTCGGATTGGGCCACGACGGACATTCCTGCCGGCATCCGTTCGATTTTTTATCGGGTCAGCCGCCGGCGAAGCGATTATCTCATTGAAGCCTCATACGACGGGACGAATTACCGGCAGATGCGCATTTTCCGATTGCTTGAAGGGGGCGAAGCGATCCGGTTCGGCGTTTACGCATGCAGTCCGGAGGACTCGTCGTTCGAGGCGATATTTACCGAGTTTGGAATAGAACCGTGCCGGTGGGAGGAACATACTTAG
- a CDS encoding GNAT family N-acetyltransferase has protein sequence MIFSTFDRLEAPHGEAALRIYREAFPSRKPDAVIRAMFERRLSYLHTESTETEVAAMAMTGNIPQGNALLIDYLAVAEAKRERGIGSRFVRNIADWARSEKRFQAIILEAEAEPGPENEARIRFWQRCGFVLTDYVHKYIWVPETYRAMYLPLVADWRVSDRGETLFRWIGEFHRRSFAR, from the coding sequence ATGATATTCAGCACATTCGACAGATTGGAAGCGCCTCACGGCGAAGCGGCTTTGCGGATCTATCGGGAGGCGTTTCCTAGCCGGAAACCGGATGCCGTCATTCGGGCGATGTTCGAACGGCGACTAAGTTATTTGCATACGGAAAGCACGGAAACCGAAGTGGCGGCGATGGCCATGACAGGCAACATACCGCAAGGGAACGCGCTGCTCATCGACTATTTGGCGGTGGCGGAAGCGAAACGGGAGCGCGGGATCGGGAGCCGGTTCGTGCGGAATATTGCCGACTGGGCCCGATCGGAGAAGCGGTTTCAAGCGATCATTCTCGAGGCGGAAGCGGAACCCGGCCCAGAAAACGAAGCCCGAATCCGTTTTTGGCAGCGCTGCGGATTCGTCTTGACCGATTACGTTCATAAGTACATTTGGGTTCCCGAAACGTATCGCGCCATGTATTTGCCTTTAGTCGCCGATTGGCGCGTAAGCGATAGAGGAGAAACGTTGTTCCGCTGGATCGGGGAGTTTCACCGTCGTTCGTTCGC